The following proteins are co-located in the Flectobacillus major DSM 103 genome:
- a CDS encoding MBL fold metallo-hydrolase RNA specificity domain-containing protein has protein sequence MKLTFWGATRQVTGSMYLLELEDDFKILIDCGTNMEREIDYSQPITGYQPFFPFEASQVNLVLLTHAHIDHSGNIPMLYREGYEGQVLCTSPTAELAEILLYDAANLNLRKLKQAEGDSKKKKKKMDRLLIRGDLYLQKDVEDTMSNFVAIQFNRRFKVKDGVWVTFIPAGHLLGAAHIVLEVDENGQRKSICFSGDIGRSNYPLHIDPSDSLPEVDYLLCETTYGARLHEDTASPEDALARVIKKACIDLPGRLIIPAFSVGRTQALLYTLNKLYSERGFKPIKVFSDSPLAHASTKVYQKNVRQLNKDARDFYEENESLFDFENLQYIQSEKASKAISNYAEPCIIISASGMVSGGRVEQHIAANINNVYCTILLVGYASEGTLGWKLMNGQKTLRIKDIELPVLATVEKIDVFSGHGDQNDLLNFVKKHSPTRLKKVFLIHGEEESMVTFKDLLATQGYNNVEMPERGQTFELV, from the coding sequence ATGAAATTAACTTTTTGGGGCGCTACGAGGCAAGTAACAGGCAGTATGTACCTGCTAGAATTGGAGGACGATTTTAAAATATTGATAGACTGCGGCACTAATATGGAGCGAGAAATAGATTATTCTCAGCCCATAACAGGTTACCAGCCATTTTTTCCATTTGAAGCTTCTCAGGTCAATTTAGTATTATTGACCCATGCCCATATAGACCACTCGGGGAATATCCCGATGTTGTACAGAGAAGGATACGAAGGTCAGGTATTATGTACTTCGCCTACAGCCGAATTGGCCGAAATATTGCTTTATGATGCCGCCAATCTTAATTTAAGAAAACTAAAACAAGCAGAAGGAGATAGTAAGAAGAAGAAAAAGAAAATGGACAGATTGCTGATTAGAGGCGATTTGTATCTTCAAAAAGATGTTGAAGACACCATGAGTAATTTTGTAGCTATTCAATTTAACCGTCGTTTTAAAGTAAAAGATGGTGTTTGGGTAACTTTTATTCCTGCTGGACACCTCCTTGGGGCTGCTCATATTGTTTTGGAAGTAGACGAAAACGGCCAACGTAAAAGTATCTGTTTTTCAGGCGATATTGGTCGTAGCAACTACCCATTGCATATCGACCCTTCTGATAGTTTACCAGAGGTAGATTATTTGCTTTGTGAAACTACCTACGGGGCACGCTTGCACGAAGATACTGCGTCGCCCGAAGATGCACTGGCAAGGGTTATTAAAAAAGCTTGTATTGATTTGCCGGGTCGCTTAATTATTCCTGCGTTTTCGGTAGGGCGTACACAAGCCCTTTTATATACCCTCAATAAGCTTTATTCTGAACGAGGATTCAAACCTATCAAGGTATTTAGCGACAGCCCTTTGGCTCATGCTTCTACGAAGGTTTACCAGAAAAATGTCCGTCAATTGAACAAAGATGCTCGTGATTTTTATGAAGAAAACGAAAGTCTTTTTGATTTTGAAAACTTACAATACATTCAGTCTGAAAAAGCCAGTAAAGCTATTTCTAATTATGCCGAGCCTTGTATTATTATCTCGGCATCGGGAATGGTGTCGGGGGGTAGGGTCGAGCAACACATTGCTGCCAATATCAATAATGTTTATTGTACGATTTTGTTAGTAGGTTATGCCTCGGAGGGAACTTTAGGCTGGAAACTCATGAACGGACAAAAAACATTGAGAATCAAAGATATAGAATTGCCTGTATTGGCGACTGTCGAAAAAATAGACGTATTTAGTGGGCACGGCGACCAAAATGATTTATTGAATTTTGTTAAGAAACATTCTCCAACACGCCTGAAAAAAGTATTTTTAATTCATGGCGAAGAGGAAAGTATGGTTACATTCAAAGATTTGCTGGCTACACAAGGATACAACAACGTAGAAATGCCAGAAAGAGGGCAGACGTTTGAGTTGGTGTAG
- a CDS encoding maleylpyruvate isomerase N-terminal domain-containing protein codes for MTNFIPIPTINLFPELDDLLIDLLRSLSLSDWEKTTIVPSWTIKDIAVHLLDGNIRTLSILRDQYMGDKPDNINSYQDLVAYLDKLNADWVKAMKRVSPAILIELLASTGQQYYEYLSRLEAFEKATFSVAWAGEQESYNWFHIAREFTEKWHHQQQIRLALGQEQALYTQHLYYPYLATSMQALPFHYRNIQANEGELIVFTVTGKGGGNWLLSYNDTAWKLVANSYLQESCKVIIPEDIAWRIFTKGIKKEEALQKATITGNIHLGDKIFEMLAIMG; via the coding sequence ATGACAAACTTTATTCCTATTCCTACAATCAACCTATTTCCTGAGCTTGATGACCTCCTGATTGATTTACTTCGGTCGCTGTCGTTATCGGACTGGGAAAAAACAACCATTGTGCCGTCTTGGACAATAAAGGATATTGCAGTGCATTTGCTCGATGGCAATATCCGAACACTATCGATACTCAGAGACCAATATATGGGCGACAAACCCGACAATATCAATTCGTACCAAGACCTAGTGGCATACCTGGATAAGCTCAATGCCGATTGGGTGAAGGCCATGAAAAGAGTTAGTCCAGCCATATTGATAGAACTATTAGCATCTACAGGACAACAATACTACGAATATCTTTCTAGGCTTGAGGCGTTTGAAAAGGCTACCTTTTCGGTAGCGTGGGCAGGAGAACAGGAGTCGTACAATTGGTTTCATATTGCACGAGAATTTACCGAAAAATGGCATCATCAACAACAAATTCGGTTAGCCCTCGGACAAGAACAAGCACTATATACCCAACATCTGTATTACCCATATTTGGCCACTTCAATGCAAGCGTTACCTTTTCATTATCGCAATATACAGGCCAACGAAGGTGAACTTATCGTTTTTACAGTGACTGGTAAAGGAGGAGGAAATTGGTTATTGTCTTATAATGACACAGCTTGGAAATTAGTAGCAAACAGTTATTTACAAGAAAGTTGTAAAGTAATTATTCCAGAAGATATAGCTTGGCGAATATTTACGAAAGGTATTAAGAAAGAAGAGGCTCTACAAAAAGCTACCATTACAGGAAATATTCATTTGGGTGATAAAATATTTGAGATGCTAGCAATTATGGGATAA
- a CDS encoding cupin domain-containing protein yields MKRRKFLLAAGIPVVMGTAQQRPNKGFVVKANNSRFQEKTLIGGKNPNDIKVSFQDTEGSLSIFTYTGHEKGGPPLHIHPNQDEIFFIIEGEYLFQVGSDTFRLTSGDTIFLPRNIPHTFAQLTALGKMFFLFQPSGKMEDFFRTLGSLSSNPSPEQGAKIFAEHDMQVVGPPLSY; encoded by the coding sequence ATGAAAAGAAGAAAGTTTTTATTAGCAGCAGGTATTCCTGTGGTAATGGGTACAGCCCAACAACGCCCTAACAAAGGGTTTGTCGTAAAAGCCAACAATAGTCGATTTCAGGAAAAAACTTTGATTGGAGGTAAAAATCCTAACGATATAAAAGTTTCGTTCCAAGATACCGAAGGTTCTCTCAGCATATTTACCTATACAGGTCATGAAAAAGGGGGGCCTCCGCTACATATTCATCCTAATCAAGACGAAATATTTTTTATTATTGAAGGCGAATACCTCTTTCAGGTAGGCAGCGATACCTTTCGATTGACCTCGGGCGATACCATTTTTTTACCCCGAAATATTCCACATACTTTTGCCCAGCTTACAGCCCTAGGCAAGATGTTTTTTTTATTTCAACCTTCGGGCAAAATGGAAGATTTTTTCAGAACATTAGGAAGCCTCAGCTCCAACCCTAGCCCAGAACAAGGAGCAAAAATCTTTGCAGAACATGATATGCAGGTAGTTGGGCCTCCGCTTAGCTACTAA